CTGGGCCTGAACATCGTGGTGGGCTACGCCGGCCTGCTGGACCTGGGCTACGTGGCGTTCTACGCCGTGGGTGCCTACCTGTTTGCCCTGATGGCTTCGCCACATTTGGCAGACAACTTTGCGGCGTTTGCCGCCATGTTCCCCAACGGGTTGCACACCTCGCTGTGGATCGTGATACCGGTAGCGGCGTTGTTAGCGGCGTTCTTTGGCGCCATGCTGGGGGCGCCCACGCTCAAGCTGCGCGGTGACTACCTGGCCATCGTGACGCTGGGCTTCGGCGAAATCATCCGCATCTTCCTGAACAACCTGGACCACCCCGTCAACCTGACCAACGGCCCCAAGGGCCTGGGCCAGATCGACTCGGTCAAGATCTTCGGCCTGGACCTGGGTAAACGCCTGGAACTGTTCGGCTTCGACATCAACTCCGTCACGCTGTACTACTACCTGTTCCTGGTGCTGGTGGTGGTCTCCATCGTGATCTGCTACCGCCTGCAGGACTCGCGCATCGGCCGCGCCTGGATGGCGATCCGTGAAGACGAAATCGCAGCCAAGGCCATGGGCATCAACACCCGCAACATGAAGCTGCTGGCCTTCGGCATGGGCGCTTCGTTCGGCGGCGTGTCGGGTGCGATGTTCGGTGCCTTCCAGGGCTTCGTGTCGCCCGAGTCCTTCAGCCTGATGGAGTCGGTCATGATCGTCGCCATGGTGGTGCTGGGCGGTATCGGCCACATCCCTGGCGTGATCCTGGGTGCCGTCCTGCTGTCGGCCCTGCCCGAAGTGCTGCGCTACGTGGCCGGCCCGCTGCAGGCCATGACGGACGGACGCCTGGACTCCGCCATCCTGCGCCAGCTGCTGATTGCCCTGGCGATGATCATCATCATGCTGATGCGCCCCCGCGGCCTGTGGCCGTCGCCTGAGCACGGCAAGAGCCTGACGCAGAAGACCTGAAGAAGAACACCACCGAAAGTTAGCAATGACAGAGAAATCCAATGAAGTGGTGCTGAAGGTCGCCGGTATCTCCAAGCGCTTCGGCGGCCTGCAGGCCCTGTCCGACGTGGGCATCACCATCCAGCGCGGCCAGGTGTATGGCCTGATCGGCCCCAACGGCGCGGGCAAGACCACGTTCTTCAACGTGATCACCGGCCTGTACACCCCCGACGCCGGGAC
Above is a window of Acidovorax sp. KKS102 DNA encoding:
- a CDS encoding ABC transporter ATP-binding protein, producing the protein MKNTKTNWIIGAVALLVLPLILQSFGNAWVRIADLALLYVLLALGLNIVVGYAGLLDLGYVAFYAVGAYLFALMASPHLADNFAAFAAMFPNGLHTSLWIVIPVAALLAAFFGAMLGAPTLKLRGDYLAIVTLGFGEIIRIFLNNLDHPVNLTNGPKGLGQIDSVKIFGLDLGKRLELFGFDINSVTLYYYLFLVLVVVSIVICYRLQDSRIGRAWMAIREDEIAAKAMGINTRNMKLLAFGMGASFGGVSGAMFGAFQGFVSPESFSLMESVMIVAMVVLGGIGHIPGVILGAVLLSALPEVLRYVAGPLQAMTDGRLDSAILRQLLIALAMIIIMLMRPRGLWPSPEHGKSLTQKT